A region from the Catellatospora sp. TT07R-123 genome encodes:
- the egtB gene encoding ergothioneine biosynthesis protein EgtB — translation MTQAQVRPDRLREHAAAGLERARARSTALTDAVDDDDLVRQHSPLMSPLVWDLAHVGNQEELWLVRDVGGREPIRADIDNLYDAFKHPRGDRPALPLLGPAEARAYVRSVRGAVLDLLDRVDLEGRPLVEQGFAFGMIIQHEQQHDETMLATHQLRAGDPVLVAVPPPPSAGPVAGEVAVPGGPFTMGTSLEAWALDNERPAHTVDVAAFFIDRAPVTNAQYQAFIDAGGYDNPRWWSPAGWEHRREAGLARPMHWHVDGTYTRFGHREPIVPDEPVVHVCWYEAQAYAAWAGRRLPTEAEWEKAARFDPATGRSRRYPWGDEDPDEQHANLGQRHLAPAPAGAYPAGASPLGVHQLIGDVWEWTSSVFRGYPGFTPFPYREYSEVFFGDAYRVLRGGSFGTDAAACRGTFRNWDYPIRRQIFSGFRTARDARPEEIA, via the coding sequence ATGACGCAGGCACAGGTACGCCCCGACCGGCTGCGCGAGCACGCCGCGGCCGGGCTGGAACGCGCGCGGGCCCGCAGCACCGCGCTCACCGACGCGGTCGACGACGACGACCTGGTGCGCCAGCACTCGCCGCTGATGTCGCCGCTGGTGTGGGATCTGGCGCACGTGGGCAACCAGGAGGAGCTCTGGCTGGTGCGCGACGTGGGCGGCCGCGAGCCGATCCGCGCCGACATCGACAACCTGTACGACGCCTTCAAGCACCCCCGCGGCGACCGCCCCGCGCTGCCGCTGCTCGGCCCGGCCGAGGCCCGCGCCTACGTGCGCTCGGTGCGCGGCGCGGTGCTGGACCTGCTGGACCGGGTGGACCTGGAGGGCCGCCCGCTGGTGGAGCAGGGCTTCGCCTTCGGGATGATCATCCAGCACGAGCAGCAGCACGACGAGACCATGCTGGCCACGCACCAGTTGCGCGCGGGTGACCCGGTGCTGGTGGCGGTGCCCCCGCCGCCGTCGGCCGGGCCGGTCGCGGGCGAGGTGGCGGTGCCCGGCGGCCCGTTCACCATGGGCACGTCGCTGGAGGCGTGGGCGCTGGACAACGAGCGCCCCGCGCACACCGTCGACGTGGCCGCGTTCTTCATCGACCGGGCGCCGGTGACCAACGCGCAGTACCAGGCGTTCATCGACGCGGGCGGGTACGACAACCCGCGCTGGTGGAGCCCGGCGGGCTGGGAGCACCGGCGCGAGGCGGGGCTGGCCCGGCCGATGCACTGGCACGTGGACGGCACGTACACCCGGTTCGGGCACCGCGAGCCGATCGTGCCCGACGAGCCGGTGGTGCACGTGTGCTGGTACGAGGCGCAGGCGTACGCGGCCTGGGCCGGGCGGCGGCTGCCGACCGAGGCGGAGTGGGAGAAGGCGGCCCGGTTCGACCCGGCCACCGGGCGCTCGCGCCGCTACCCGTGGGGCGACGAGGACCCCGACGAGCAGCACGCCAACCTGGGGCAGCGGCACCTCGCCCCCGCGCCGGCCGGCGCCTACCCGGCCGGGGCGTCCCCGCTCGGGGTGCACCAGCTCATCGGCGACGTGTGGGAGTGGACGTCCTCGGTGTTCCGCGGCTACCCGGGCTTCACGCCGTTCCCGTACCGGGAGTACTCCGAGGTGTTCTTCGGGGACGCGTACCGGGTGCTGCGGGGCGGGTCGTTCGGGACCGACGCGGCCGCGTGCCGGGGGACGTTCCGCAACTGGGACTACCCGATCCGGCGGCAGATCTTCAGCGGCTTCCGCACCGCCCGCGACGCCCGGCCGGAGGAGATCGCCTGA
- a CDS encoding N-acetyltransferase — translation MRGDRTWPLRQTAPSPPPRRPRIFALVLTALAPTDLVPGSPLAAELHSLYAGNAAYHRLSGEFGPDPTEREVLDSITEDLATPGVEVFAVRDDRGNLVGVTDTLAEHPKDGLPWIGLLMIDGSRQGTGLGTATVHEVHELLRSRGHAAVRLAVLENNPAGYAFWSSVGYTEVDRRPDLRYGRPCIVMHRPL, via the coding sequence GTGAGGGGCGACCGGACCTGGCCGCTGCGCCAGACGGCGCCGTCACCGCCGCCCCGGCGGCCGCGTATCTTCGCCCTGGTGCTCACCGCCCTCGCCCCGACCGACCTGGTGCCCGGCTCGCCCCTGGCCGCCGAGCTGCACTCGCTGTACGCCGGAAACGCCGCCTACCACCGCCTCAGCGGCGAGTTCGGCCCCGACCCGACCGAGCGGGAGGTGCTGGACTCGATCACCGAGGACCTGGCCACGCCGGGCGTGGAGGTGTTCGCGGTCCGCGACGACCGCGGGAACCTGGTCGGGGTGACGGACACCCTGGCCGAGCACCCGAAGGACGGCCTGCCCTGGATCGGCCTGCTCATGATCGACGGCAGCCGCCAGGGGACGGGCCTGGGCACCGCGACCGTGCACGAGGTGCACGAGCTGCTGCGCTCGCGCGGCCATGCGGCGGTGCGGCTGGCGGTGCTGGAGAACAACCCGGCCGGGTACGCGTTCTGGAGCTCGGTCGGCTACACCGAGGTGGACCGGCGCCCTGACCTGCGGTACGGCCGCCCCTGCATCGTGATGCACCGGCCGCTGTAA
- a CDS encoding aldo/keto reductase yields the protein MEQRILGRTGRSVGVIGLGAWQLGADWGTVSDDDAFEVLDEAVDRGVDFIDTADVYGDGRSEQLIARWRRQLATDPGVTVATKMGRRVPQEPSAYTLDNFRAWNDRSRRNLGVDRLDLVQLHCPPTAVYGDDAVFDALDTLVAEERIAAYGVSVETCDEALAAIARPHVATVQIILNALRLKPLERVLPAAAAAGVGIIARVPLASGLLSGRYDENTVFPADDHRNYNRHGEAFDVGETFSGVDFATGLAAVRRLAPLVPDGATMAQFALRWIVDQPGVSVVIPGARNAAQAGANVAAAELAPLPESALRTVADVYDDLIRPQIHHRW from the coding sequence GTGGAGCAGCGGATTCTGGGCCGTACCGGCCGCAGCGTGGGCGTGATCGGACTCGGCGCGTGGCAGCTCGGCGCCGACTGGGGCACCGTCAGCGACGACGACGCGTTCGAGGTGCTGGACGAGGCGGTCGACCGCGGCGTCGACTTCATCGACACCGCCGACGTGTACGGCGACGGCCGCAGCGAGCAGCTCATCGCGCGCTGGCGGCGGCAGCTCGCGACCGATCCGGGCGTCACCGTCGCCACGAAGATGGGGCGCCGGGTGCCGCAGGAGCCCTCGGCGTACACGCTGGACAACTTCCGGGCCTGGAACGACCGGTCGCGCCGCAACCTGGGCGTGGACCGCCTCGACCTGGTGCAGCTGCACTGCCCGCCCACCGCCGTCTACGGCGACGACGCCGTCTTCGACGCGCTGGACACCCTGGTCGCCGAGGAGCGCATCGCCGCGTACGGCGTCAGCGTCGAGACCTGTGACGAGGCGCTGGCCGCGATCGCCCGCCCGCACGTGGCCACGGTCCAGATCATCCTCAACGCGCTGCGGCTGAAGCCGCTGGAGCGGGTGCTGCCCGCCGCGGCGGCAGCCGGGGTCGGCATCATCGCCCGGGTGCCGCTGGCCAGCGGCCTGCTGTCGGGGCGCTACGACGAGAACACGGTGTTCCCGGCCGACGACCACCGCAACTACAACCGGCACGGCGAGGCGTTCGACGTCGGCGAGACGTTCTCGGGCGTCGACTTCGCGACCGGGCTGGCCGCTGTACGGCGGCTGGCGCCGCTGGTGCCCGACGGCGCGACGATGGCCCAGTTCGCGCTGCGCTGGATCGTGGACCAGCCCGGCGTCAGCGTCGTGATCCCCGGCGCGCGCAACGCCGCGCAGGCGGGCGCGAACGTCGCCGCCGCCGAGTTGGCACCCCTGCCGGAGTCGGCCCTGCGCACCGTCGCCGACGTCTACGACGACCTCATCCGCCCCCAGATCCACCACCGCTGGTAG
- a CDS encoding DUF6158 family protein, with protein sequence MTTMHTENPSGIPAGELSDHELSRELASLHRTRHDTFVHGSDSALANHDERSRELEGEYLRRFPGRDPDPRRLRPSGPISVRS encoded by the coding sequence ATGACGACGATGCACACCGAGAATCCCAGCGGCATCCCCGCCGGCGAGCTCAGCGACCACGAACTGTCCCGCGAGCTGGCCTCGCTGCACCGCACCCGGCACGACACCTTCGTGCACGGGTCGGACAGCGCGCTGGCCAACCATGACGAGCGCAGCCGGGAACTGGAGGGCGAATACCTGCGCCGATTCCCGGGCCGCGATCCCGACCCGAGGCGGCTGCGGCCGTCCGGCCCTATTTCAGTTCGTTCATGA
- the egtC gene encoding ergothioneine biosynthesis protein EgtC → MCRHLVYLGPPVPLAALLVEPPYGLVHQSWAPRDMRGGGTINVDGFGVGWYAPSGPVRYRRAVPIWGDQNFGAVARQTTVTAALAAVRSATPGMVVNDQACAPFGGEGWWFSLNGYVAGWPDSVTKLAERLPVTDLMTMDAPTDAAFVWVLLRQRLRLGYTPAEAVTATVADLAASAAGSRLNLLLTDGEWAYATTYGHALSVRHDPGRVIVASEPFDDDSGWVGVPDRRLVVAHPASYTVEEL, encoded by the coding sequence ATGTGCCGCCACCTGGTCTACCTCGGCCCGCCGGTGCCGCTGGCGGCGCTGCTGGTCGAGCCCCCGTACGGCCTGGTGCACCAGTCCTGGGCGCCGCGCGACATGCGCGGCGGCGGGACCATCAACGTGGACGGCTTCGGGGTCGGCTGGTACGCCCCGAGCGGGCCGGTCCGCTACCGCCGGGCGGTGCCGATCTGGGGTGACCAGAACTTCGGCGCCGTCGCCCGGCAGACCACGGTGACCGCGGCGCTGGCCGCCGTGCGCTCGGCCACCCCCGGCATGGTCGTCAACGACCAGGCCTGCGCGCCGTTCGGCGGCGAGGGCTGGTGGTTCAGCCTCAACGGCTACGTGGCGGGCTGGCCCGACAGCGTGACCAAGCTGGCCGAGCGCCTGCCGGTCACCGACCTGATGACCATGGACGCCCCGACCGACGCGGCCTTCGTGTGGGTGCTGCTGCGCCAGCGCCTGCGCCTGGGCTACACGCCCGCCGAGGCGGTGACGGCGACCGTGGCGGACCTGGCCGCCAGCGCCGCCGGATCACGGCTGAACCTGCTGCTCACCGACGGCGAATGGGCGTACGCGACCACGTACGGCCACGCGCTGTCGGTGCGCCACGACCCCGGACGGGTGATCGTGGCCTCGGAACCGTTCGACGACGACTCCGGCTGGGTAGGGGTACCCGACCGCCGACTGGTGGTCGCGCACCCGGCCTCGTACACGGTGGAGGAGCTATGA
- a CDS encoding GNAT family N-acetyltransferase yields MIGVRRAVAADAAELVRLRTVMLGAMAGEPVPDGPWQEQVAAHARRLLADPDGDFAAYVADRPDGPGLAACAVGAIDVRLGGPWDPSGRSGYVFNVVTDEAYRRRGLSRACLAALLEWFAAHGVASVDLRATDDGAPLYRELGFHPSSHLGMRLAAERR; encoded by the coding sequence GTGATCGGGGTGAGGCGGGCGGTGGCCGCCGACGCGGCCGAGCTGGTGCGGCTGCGGACGGTGATGCTCGGTGCCATGGCGGGCGAGCCGGTGCCGGACGGCCCGTGGCAGGAGCAGGTGGCCGCCCACGCGCGGCGGCTGCTCGCCGACCCCGACGGCGACTTCGCGGCGTACGTGGCGGACCGGCCGGACGGCCCGGGGCTGGCCGCGTGCGCGGTCGGCGCGATCGACGTGCGGCTGGGCGGCCCGTGGGATCCGAGCGGGCGCAGCGGGTACGTCTTCAACGTGGTGACCGACGAGGCATACCGCCGCCGCGGCCTGTCCCGGGCCTGCCTGGCCGCGCTGCTGGAGTGGTTCGCCGCGCACGGGGTGGCCAGTGTCGACCTGCGGGCGACCGACGACGGCGCGCCGCTCTACCGCGAGCTGGGCTTTCATCCCAGCAGCCACCTGGGGATGCGGCTGGCGGCCGAGCGCCGCTGA
- a CDS encoding cytochrome P450 produces the protein MPTVSLDPLFSAQVRHDPFAYYRSLHELGAPVLEIEQPARYQYLLCGFDAASQALRDPAFQVLDGTMMTVPPSWEQRRTHAVFCHSMMFTNPPRQTLMRRLFAHTFTPRRIMDLEPQIDEISTGLLDAMARRAAAGEPVDFMRDYAFPMPAAVLGRLLGVPDEDLPWYRPRAAELAKVIELGGGTEENMRRADRASEELTDYFAEMVARRRARPTDDLITALVQAQAAEQDQLTDRELLSNLVVVFNAGFVTTVHLLGNGLTLLLERPELFERVLADRSVLPSYIDEILRCQGPTHFVVRKAVTDVEVCGTPIPAESEVLVLLSAANRDPSRFVDPDRFDPDRPQRPHLAFSSGAHYCLGAALAKMEGERGFTALLDRFPGIRLAVEPPVPHQLMLRGHEQLWVGLEAGAPAAQPAGSLAR, from the coding sequence ATGCCTACCGTTTCCCTGGACCCCCTCTTCTCCGCACAGGTACGCCACGACCCGTTCGCGTACTACCGCTCGCTGCACGAGCTGGGCGCCCCGGTCCTGGAGATCGAGCAGCCCGCGCGCTACCAGTACCTCCTGTGCGGCTTCGACGCCGCCAGCCAGGCGCTGCGCGACCCCGCCTTCCAGGTGCTGGACGGCACGATGATGACGGTGCCCCCGTCCTGGGAGCAGCGCCGCACCCATGCCGTCTTCTGCCACTCCATGATGTTCACCAACCCGCCCCGGCAGACCCTGATGCGGCGGCTGTTCGCGCACACCTTCACCCCGCGCCGGATCATGGACCTGGAGCCGCAGATCGACGAGATCTCCACGGGCCTGCTCGACGCGATGGCCCGGCGGGCCGCGGCGGGCGAGCCGGTCGACTTCATGCGCGACTACGCGTTCCCGATGCCGGCCGCGGTGCTGGGCCGCCTGCTGGGCGTGCCCGACGAGGATCTGCCCTGGTACCGGCCGCGCGCGGCCGAGCTGGCCAAGGTGATCGAGCTCGGCGGCGGCACCGAGGAGAACATGCGCCGGGCCGACCGGGCGTCGGAGGAGCTGACCGACTACTTCGCCGAGATGGTGGCGCGGCGCCGGGCCCGGCCGACCGACGACCTGATCACGGCGCTGGTCCAGGCCCAGGCGGCCGAGCAGGACCAGCTCACCGACCGGGAGCTGCTGTCGAACCTGGTCGTGGTGTTCAACGCGGGCTTCGTCACCACGGTGCACCTGCTCGGCAACGGGCTGACGCTGCTGCTGGAACGGCCGGAGCTGTTCGAGCGGGTGCTGGCCGACCGGTCGGTGCTGCCGTCGTACATCGACGAGATCCTGCGGTGCCAGGGGCCGACCCACTTCGTGGTGCGCAAGGCGGTCACCGACGTGGAGGTCTGCGGCACGCCGATCCCGGCGGAGAGCGAGGTGCTGGTGCTGCTGTCGGCCGCCAACCGCGACCCGTCCCGCTTCGTCGACCCCGACCGGTTCGACCCGGACCGGCCGCAGCGGCCCCACCTGGCCTTCAGCAGCGGCGCGCACTACTGCCTGGGCGCCGCGCTGGCCAAGATGGAGGGTGAGCGCGGCTTCACCGCCCTGCTCGACCGGTTCCCCGGCATCCGGCTGGCCGTCGAGCCGCCGGTGCCGCACCAGCTCATGCTGCGCGGCCACGAGCAGCTGTGGGTAGGCCTGGAGGCAGGCGCCCCCGCCGCGCAACCGGCGGGGTCGCTCGCGCGCTGA
- a CDS encoding DUF5522 domain-containing protein yields MRAPRHRRTLAPRGLDEPHPTRLSEDHPQREEVLRRHGEALSTGHPGYLDPANGLFVLSAAFLAKRGFCCDRGCRHCPYVD; encoded by the coding sequence GTGCGCGCACCCCGGCATCGACGTACGTTGGCCCCGCGCGGGCTCGACGAGCCGCATCCGACCAGGCTGAGCGAGGACCACCCGCAGCGCGAGGAGGTCCTGCGCCGCCACGGCGAGGCGCTGTCGACCGGGCACCCGGGGTATCTCGACCCGGCCAACGGGCTGTTCGTGCTGAGCGCCGCCTTCCTGGCCAAACGCGGCTTCTGCTGCGACCGGGGCTGCCGCCACTGCCCGTACGTGGACTGA
- a CDS encoding glutamate-cysteine ligase family protein produces MKQDVLAAGAGAPAVVDRAQAEGYVAKVCFKTGPPQGTGVELEWTVHHRGEPARAVQAVTLAQALGEHAPRALVADSPQAPLGRGGAVTLEPGGQVEISSPPSDSLAALLDDTAADQRQLAGLLDRAGLVLAGRGCDEHRAGQRVLDTPRYSAMETVFDRFGPYGRMWMCGTASVQVCLDAGLPGRAGPRWHALHAIGPALVAAFANSSRQAGVDTGWASARLRACLAADPVRNGPPTEPDGSAATEDELIAAWTRRVLDTPVLCVRRPAGSWEVPPGITFADWISGALTPAPTLDDLDYHLSTMFPPVRARGYYEVRYLDMQSDHDGGDPGTGWTVPVAVVAALFAREDTVDTAAALAAPAAGRWTQAARHGLADPAIAAVAPRLLDLACAALDDTDLPPGTVRAVRDAVHHRLQQGGIR; encoded by the coding sequence GTGAAGCAGGATGTGCTGGCTGCGGGGGCTGGGGCTCCGGCGGTCGTTGACAGGGCGCAGGCGGAAGGTTACGTCGCCAAGGTCTGCTTCAAGACCGGGCCGCCGCAGGGCACCGGGGTGGAACTGGAGTGGACGGTGCACCACCGGGGCGAACCGGCTCGGGCGGTGCAGGCAGTGACCCTGGCGCAGGCGCTGGGGGAGCACGCGCCGCGGGCGCTGGTGGCCGACAGCCCGCAGGCGCCACTGGGCCGGGGCGGAGCGGTGACGCTGGAGCCCGGCGGGCAGGTGGAGATCTCGTCGCCGCCGTCGGACTCGCTGGCGGCGCTGCTGGACGACACGGCCGCCGACCAGCGGCAGCTGGCGGGGTTGCTGGACCGGGCCGGGCTGGTCCTGGCCGGGCGCGGGTGCGACGAGCACCGGGCCGGGCAGCGGGTCCTTGACACGCCCCGGTATTCGGCGATGGAAACGGTATTCGACCGTTTCGGCCCGTACGGGCGGATGTGGATGTGCGGCACCGCGAGCGTGCAGGTCTGCCTGGACGCCGGACTGCCCGGCCGGGCGGGTCCCCGCTGGCACGCGCTGCACGCGATCGGACCGGCCCTGGTGGCCGCGTTCGCGAACTCGTCCCGGCAGGCGGGGGTGGACACCGGCTGGGCCTCGGCCCGGTTGCGGGCCTGCCTGGCCGCCGACCCGGTGCGCAACGGCCCGCCGACCGAACCGGACGGATCCGCCGCGACCGAGGACGAGCTGATCGCCGCCTGGACCAGGCGGGTGCTGGACACGCCGGTGCTGTGCGTACGCCGCCCGGCCGGCTCGTGGGAGGTCCCGCCCGGGATCACCTTCGCCGACTGGATCTCCGGCGCGCTCACCCCCGCCCCGACCCTCGACGACCTGGACTACCACCTCAGCACGATGTTCCCGCCGGTGCGGGCGCGCGGCTACTACGAGGTGCGCTACCTGGACATGCAGTCCGACCACGACGGCGGCGACCCCGGCACGGGCTGGACGGTGCCGGTGGCCGTGGTGGCGGCGCTGTTCGCCCGCGAGGACACCGTCGACACCGCGGCCGCGCTGGCCGCGCCCGCGGCGGGGCGCTGGACGCAGGCGGCCCGGCACGGGCTGGCCGACCCGGCGATCGCGGCAGTGGCGCCGCGGCTGCTGGACCTGGCCTGCGCGGCCCTCGACGACACCGATCTGCCGCCCGGCACCGTACGGGCGGTGCGCGACGCGGTCCACCACCGGTTGCAGCAGGGAGGCATCCGATGA
- a CDS encoding CBS domain-containing protein, producing MATRTVADVMTAPVISVAPQTSYREIIDLLAEHGISAMPVVDADGTVLGVVSEADLLHKLALTGEEPQRRLFERRRRAVVRAKAAGDTAADLMTTPAVVVRPGATVVEAARIMENEQVKRMPVVAGGRLVGVVSRRDLLRTYRRTDEAIRHDVVHDVIEGMLFVRPPQVDAQVADGIVTLTGSTGRRSTAQIAEHLVRTVPGVVDVVNELTSERDDTGRERRHDFDAEVDGPERPRDGTLDIV from the coding sequence ATGGCCACCCGAACCGTGGCGGACGTGATGACGGCGCCCGTGATCAGCGTCGCGCCGCAGACGTCGTACCGGGAGATCATCGATCTGCTGGCCGAGCACGGCATCAGCGCGATGCCGGTGGTCGACGCCGACGGGACGGTCCTCGGCGTGGTCTCCGAGGCCGACCTGCTGCACAAGCTGGCGCTGACCGGCGAGGAGCCGCAGCGGCGGCTGTTCGAGCGCCGCCGCCGCGCCGTCGTGCGGGCCAAGGCCGCCGGGGACACCGCCGCCGACCTGATGACCACCCCGGCCGTGGTGGTGCGGCCGGGCGCCACCGTCGTCGAAGCGGCTCGGATCATGGAGAACGAGCAGGTCAAGCGGATGCCGGTGGTGGCCGGCGGGCGGCTGGTCGGGGTGGTGTCGCGGCGTGACCTGCTGCGCACGTACCGGCGCACGGACGAGGCGATCCGGCACGACGTCGTGCACGACGTCATCGAGGGGATGCTGTTCGTACGGCCGCCCCAGGTCGACGCGCAGGTGGCCGACGGCATCGTCACGCTGACCGGCAGCACCGGCCGCCGCAGCACCGCGCAGATCGCCGAGCACCTGGTGCGTACGGTGCCCGGCGTCGTCGACGTCGTCAACGAGCTGACCTCCGAGCGGGACGACACCGGCCGAGAGCGGCGGCACGACTTCGACGCCGAGGTCGACGGCCCCGAACGCCCCCGCGACGGCACCCTCGACATCGTCTGA
- a CDS encoding LuxR C-terminal-related transcriptional regulator: MDASAISTEERLMVEMIITDHGDEQIASQLNVAVRTMQRHLRALMDRVGAPNRGALCAIATFYGWIDMAAILMNELK; this comes from the coding sequence GTGGACGCATCGGCCATCTCGACAGAAGAGCGGCTGATGGTCGAAATGATCATCACTGACCACGGCGACGAGCAGATCGCCTCCCAGCTCAACGTGGCGGTGCGCACGATGCAGCGGCACCTGCGGGCGCTGATGGACCGGGTGGGCGCGCCCAACCGCGGCGCCCTGTGCGCGATCGCGACCTTCTACGGGTGGATCGACATGGCCGCGATCCTCATGAACGAACTGAAATAG
- a CDS encoding fibronectin type III domain-containing protein → MHIRSRLLAVAAALLVTTGVLAVASPASAANLLGNPGFESGTLSPWSCSLGSVVSTPVRSGTKALQGAASSSDNAQCTQTVAVQPNTAYVLTAWVRGAYVYLGVTGGASTWTPSATAFTQLTVNFTTGASQTSAQVYLHGWYGQGTYYADDVSLDGPGGTGVPGVPGNPVVGTVTNNSIALSWAASTGTVTGYRVYEGSTVVATVTGTSATVSGLATCSAHSYSVAAYNATGESAKSGAVSATTTGCTSVPPTPSGLAVTGTTGSSVSLSWNASSGATGYRVYEGSTVVATVAGTTATVSSLATCSAHSYTVAAYNSSGESAKSGAVSATTTGCTTVPPTPSGLTVTGTANTTVSLSWNASSGATGYRVYEGTTVKATVTGTTATISGLTSCTAYSYTVAAYNSSGESAKSGAVSATTTGCVNTGLPKHALIGYLHASFANGSGYLRMSDVPAAWDIINLSFAEPTSVTSGDVRFKQCPVAECPNVESEADFIAAIRAKQAQGKKVLISIGGANGQVQLTSTAARDTFVSSVSAIIDKYGLNGLDIDFEGHSLYFNAGDSDFKNPTTPVIVNLISALKTLKARYGAGFVLTMAPETFFVQLGYQFYGGTCSGCDTRAGSYLPVIYAMRNDITVLHVQDYNSGPIMGLDNQYHNMGAADFHIAMTDMLSAGFPVAGNTANMFPALRDDQIGFGTPAAVSAGNGYVGPAVVQQAVNCLVKNQNCGGYTLRGGTMPDFRGLMTWSINWDKYYGWEFQNNHEPFLNALP, encoded by the coding sequence GTGCACATCAGATCCCGTCTGCTCGCCGTCGCCGCCGCGCTGCTCGTCACGACCGGAGTGCTCGCGGTCGCCAGCCCGGCGTCCGCGGCGAACCTGCTCGGCAACCCCGGATTCGAGTCCGGCACCCTGTCGCCGTGGTCGTGCAGCCTCGGCAGCGTCGTCTCGACCCCCGTCCGCAGCGGCACCAAGGCGCTGCAGGGCGCGGCGTCCAGCTCGGACAACGCCCAGTGCACCCAGACCGTCGCGGTGCAGCCCAACACGGCGTACGTGCTGACCGCCTGGGTGCGCGGCGCCTACGTCTACCTCGGCGTCACCGGCGGCGCGTCCACGTGGACCCCGTCGGCCACGGCCTTCACGCAGCTGACCGTCAACTTCACCACCGGCGCCTCGCAGACCAGCGCGCAGGTCTACCTGCACGGCTGGTACGGCCAGGGCACCTACTACGCCGACGACGTCAGCCTCGACGGCCCCGGCGGCACCGGCGTGCCCGGCGTCCCCGGCAACCCCGTCGTCGGCACGGTCACCAACAACTCGATCGCCCTGAGCTGGGCCGCCTCGACGGGCACCGTCACCGGCTACCGCGTCTACGAGGGCAGCACGGTCGTCGCGACGGTCACCGGCACCTCGGCGACGGTCTCCGGCCTGGCGACGTGCTCGGCGCACTCGTACAGCGTGGCGGCGTACAACGCCACCGGCGAGTCGGCCAAGAGCGGCGCGGTCAGCGCGACGACGACGGGCTGCACCAGCGTCCCGCCGACGCCGTCCGGTCTGGCCGTCACCGGCACCACCGGCAGCTCCGTCTCGCTGTCGTGGAACGCCTCCTCCGGCGCCACCGGTTACCGGGTGTACGAGGGCAGCACCGTCGTGGCCACCGTCGCCGGCACCACCGCGACCGTCTCCAGCCTGGCGACCTGCTCGGCGCACTCGTACACCGTGGCGGCGTACAACAGCAGCGGTGAGTCGGCCAAGAGCGGCGCGGTCAGCGCGACCACGACGGGCTGCACCACCGTCCCGCCGACCCCGTCGGGCCTGACCGTCACCGGCACCGCCAACACGACGGTGTCGCTGTCCTGGAACGCCTCCTCGGGCGCCACCGGCTACCGCGTGTACGAGGGCACCACGGTCAAGGCCACCGTCACCGGCACCACGGCGACGATCAGCGGGCTCACCTCGTGCACGGCCTACTCGTACACGGTCGCGGCGTACAACAGCAGCGGTGAGTCGGCCAAGAGCGGCGCGGTCAGCGCGACCACGACCGGCTGCGTCAACACGGGCCTGCCCAAGCACGCGCTCATCGGCTACCTGCACGCCAGCTTCGCCAACGGCTCGGGCTACCTGCGCATGTCCGACGTCCCGGCCGCCTGGGACATCATCAACCTGTCCTTCGCCGAGCCGACCTCGGTCACCTCGGGTGACGTGCGGTTCAAGCAGTGCCCGGTGGCCGAGTGCCCCAACGTGGAGTCCGAAGCGGACTTCATCGCCGCCATCCGCGCCAAGCAGGCCCAGGGCAAGAAGGTGCTCATCTCCATCGGCGGCGCCAACGGGCAGGTGCAGCTCACCAGCACCGCCGCCCGGGACACGTTCGTCAGCTCGGTCAGCGCCATCATCGACAAGTACGGCCTGAACGGCCTCGACATCGACTTCGAGGGACACTCGCTGTACTTCAACGCCGGTGACAGCGACTTCAAGAACCCGACCACCCCGGTCATCGTCAACCTGATCTCGGCGCTGAAGACCCTCAAGGCGCGCTACGGGGCCGGGTTCGTGCTGACCATGGCACCGGAGACGTTCTTCGTCCAGCTCGGCTACCAGTTCTACGGCGGCACCTGCTCCGGCTGCGACACCCGGGCCGGGTCGTACCTGCCGGTGATCTACGCGATGCGCAACGACATCACCGTGCTGCACGTGCAGGACTACAACTCGGGTCCGATCATGGGCCTGGACAACCAGTACCACAACATGGGCGCCGCGGACTTCCACATCGCGATGACCGACATGCTGTCGGCCGGGTTCCCGGTGGCGGGCAACACCGCCAACATGTTCCCGGCGCTGCGCGACGACCAGATCGGTTTCGGCACCCCGGCCGCCGTCAGCGCAGGCAACGGGTACGTCGGCCCGGCGGTGGTCCAGCAGGCGGTCAACTGCCTGGTGAAGAACCAGAACTGCGGCGGGTACACCCTGCGCGGCGGCACCATGCCGGACTTCCGCGGCCTGATGACCTGGTCCATCAACTGGGACAAGTACTACGGCTGGGAGTTCCAGAACAACCACGAGCCGTTCCTCAACGCCCTCCCGTAA